A window from Corynebacterium singulare encodes these proteins:
- the pheT gene encoding phenylalanine--tRNA ligase subunit beta, producing MLISQDWVTRILGTANSGWSVSSEDLDSGFVRVGFETEGYEALPETTGPLVIGQVVEIEELTQFKKPIRYCQVNVGQANGTGELQGIICGARNFRLNDYVVVSLPGAELPGGFRIAARETYDHISNGMMCSAAELGFGPKADGIIVLGDEVADKIGEDARPIIGLSDTVFDVNITPDRGYALSARGLTREVASAFDLTFPDVAQDPSVTGVETSAVPQPQGALIDVDLRDETKAQRFGLRKVSGIDPTARTPFWMERELMLSGQRSVNVATDVTNYVMLLLGAPMHAFDANVVSGNLVVRNAAEGEKFETLDHVKRELSAGDVVICDDNGIQSLAGVMGGTTSEISDETTDVYFESAIWDPITVARTSRRHKLSSEASRRFERGVDPAIVEVALDVACALLQQIAGGTIESGRTLVGDVAKRDPITLRTAKPSEYAGVEYSRETVIQRLREVGCDVTDNGDELQVTPATWRTDIGMDVDLIEEILRLEGLEDIPTILPTPAGGRGLTPAQKRRRAIGHGLAYAGYAEVLPSPFVANDTFDVWGLDKDDVRRQTVAVQNPLESDKAILSTTLLPNMLEAIARNVARGRHDLALFGLQQVAFKRAESSPMPSVDSRPSDDVVSELLNTLPEQPLHVATVATGNIEHEGPWGSGRAYSYADAIESARQAARAAGVDVTVKAAEQLPWHPGRCAAIVVAGEDGAESVVGYAGELHPQVLEALELPARTCAMELDVTALPLDEKFPAPVLSAFPALHQDIALVVDEETPAEQVRLVVEEGAGELLESVELFDVFRGEQLGEGKKSLAFQLLFRAGDRTLTDDEVNEHRLAAAELAKQRLGAEMRA from the coding sequence ATGCTTATTTCCCAAGACTGGGTTACCCGCATCCTGGGCACTGCAAACTCCGGCTGGAGCGTGTCCTCTGAGGACCTCGATTCCGGATTCGTCCGCGTGGGCTTCGAAACGGAGGGCTACGAGGCGCTTCCGGAGACTACGGGCCCGCTCGTGATTGGCCAGGTCGTTGAGATCGAGGAACTCACGCAGTTTAAGAAGCCGATTCGCTATTGCCAGGTCAACGTGGGGCAGGCCAATGGTACGGGGGAGCTGCAGGGCATTATTTGCGGTGCCCGTAACTTCCGCCTTAACGACTACGTGGTGGTCTCCCTTCCGGGGGCTGAGCTGCCTGGCGGTTTCAGAATCGCCGCGCGTGAGACCTATGACCACATCTCCAACGGCATGATGTGTTCCGCCGCCGAGCTCGGATTCGGCCCGAAGGCTGACGGCATTATCGTGCTGGGTGATGAGGTAGCGGACAAGATTGGAGAGGACGCCCGTCCCATCATTGGGCTGTCAGACACCGTCTTTGACGTCAACATCACCCCGGATCGCGGATACGCACTGTCTGCACGTGGATTGACGCGAGAGGTCGCTTCGGCGTTCGACCTCACCTTCCCGGACGTGGCACAGGACCCGAGCGTGACTGGAGTGGAAACGTCGGCTGTTCCGCAGCCGCAGGGCGCGCTTATCGACGTTGACCTGCGGGACGAAACCAAAGCCCAGCGCTTTGGCCTGCGCAAGGTCTCGGGTATTGATCCCACCGCCCGCACGCCGTTCTGGATGGAGCGCGAGCTCATGCTGTCGGGCCAGCGCAGCGTTAACGTGGCTACCGACGTCACCAACTACGTCATGCTGTTGCTGGGTGCCCCGATGCACGCCTTCGACGCCAACGTGGTCAGCGGGAATCTTGTGGTGCGCAATGCTGCGGAAGGGGAGAAGTTTGAGACCCTGGACCACGTCAAGCGTGAGCTGTCTGCCGGCGACGTGGTCATCTGCGATGACAACGGAATCCAGTCGCTCGCCGGAGTGATGGGCGGTACGACCTCCGAAATTTCCGATGAGACCACGGACGTCTACTTCGAATCCGCCATCTGGGATCCGATTACCGTCGCCCGCACGTCTCGCCGCCACAAGCTGTCCTCGGAGGCGTCTCGCCGCTTCGAGCGCGGTGTGGATCCAGCCATCGTTGAGGTCGCCCTCGACGTCGCCTGCGCGCTGCTGCAGCAGATTGCCGGCGGCACCATTGAGTCTGGCCGGACGCTCGTGGGAGACGTCGCCAAGCGCGATCCCATCACCCTGCGCACCGCTAAGCCCAGCGAGTACGCCGGCGTGGAGTACTCCCGTGAGACCGTTATCCAGCGCCTGCGCGAGGTGGGCTGTGACGTCACCGACAACGGTGATGAGCTGCAGGTTACCCCGGCCACGTGGCGCACGGACATCGGCATGGATGTAGACCTGATTGAGGAAATCCTGCGTCTGGAAGGCTTGGAAGATATCCCGACCATCCTGCCGACGCCGGCCGGAGGCCGCGGACTAACCCCGGCGCAGAAACGACGCCGCGCCATCGGGCACGGCCTGGCGTACGCCGGCTATGCCGAAGTGTTGCCGTCGCCGTTCGTGGCCAACGACACCTTCGACGTGTGGGGCTTGGACAAGGATGATGTTCGCCGCCAGACCGTAGCCGTGCAGAACCCGCTGGAGTCCGACAAGGCCATCTTGTCCACGACTCTGCTGCCGAACATGCTGGAAGCTATTGCACGCAATGTCGCCCGTGGTCGCCATGACCTCGCCCTCTTCGGTCTGCAGCAGGTGGCGTTCAAGCGCGCTGAATCCTCTCCGATGCCCTCGGTGGATTCTCGCCCGAGCGACGATGTCGTCTCTGAACTTCTGAACACCTTGCCAGAGCAGCCGCTGCACGTGGCCACCGTGGCCACTGGCAATATCGAACACGAAGGTCCGTGGGGTAGTGGACGCGCCTATAGTTATGCCGATGCCATCGAGTCCGCACGCCAGGCGGCACGCGCTGCAGGGGTTGACGTCACCGTTAAGGCTGCGGAGCAGTTGCCGTGGCACCCGGGCCGCTGTGCTGCCATCGTCGTTGCTGGTGAGGACGGCGCGGAGTCCGTTGTGGGCTACGCAGGTGAGCTGCACCCGCAGGTCCTTGAGGCGCTTGAGCTTCCGGCGCGTACTTGTGCCATGGAGCTTGACGTCACCGCATTGCCTCTGGATGAGAAGTTCCCGGCACCGGTATTATCCGCGTTCCCGGCGCTGCACCAGGACATTGCTTTGGTCGTAGACGAGGAGACCCCTGCTGAGCAGGTTCGCCTGGTGGTTGAAGAGGGTGCCGGTGAGCTTCTGGAGTCTGTGGAGCTCTTCGATGTCTTCCGTGGCGAGCAGCTTGGTGAGGGCAAAAAGTCCCTAGCGTTCCAGCTGCTTTTCCGTGCCGGTGACCGCACGCTAACGGATGATGAGGTTAACGAGCACCGTCTTGCTGCCGCGGAGCTGGCGAAGCAACGCTTGGGTGCGGAAATGCGCGCCTAA
- the pheS gene encoding phenylalanine--tRNA ligase subunit alpha, with the protein MSDTPQIELTEEALEAAAQKAIAAFEAASDLDELSAARRDHLGDGGYIPQARQSLGQLPKDQRKDAGRAVNMARGKVEKTFAQIREVLEQEARAAQLKAEKVDVTIPTTRAQTGALHPITALSERIADIFVGMGWEIADGPEVEAEYFNFDALNFKPDHPARTLQDTFHVGKEGSKQVLRTHTSPVQVRTMLERDVPLYIACPGRVFRTDELDATHTPVFHQVEGLAVDKGLTMAHLRGTLEHLAKVLFGPETTTRMRVNYFPFTEPSAEVDVWFPNKKGGAGWIEWGGCGMVNPNVLRAVGIDPEEYTGFAFGMGLERTLQFRNGLTDMRDMVEGDVRFTLPFGVQA; encoded by the coding sequence GTGTCCGATACACCTCAGATCGAATTGACCGAAGAAGCCCTCGAGGCCGCCGCGCAGAAGGCCATCGCTGCCTTCGAGGCCGCGAGTGATCTCGACGAGCTCAGCGCGGCACGCCGCGATCACCTTGGTGACGGTGGCTATATCCCGCAGGCCCGCCAGTCCCTTGGCCAACTGCCGAAAGACCAGCGCAAAGACGCTGGCCGGGCAGTGAACATGGCGCGTGGCAAGGTGGAGAAGACCTTCGCGCAGATTCGTGAGGTCTTGGAGCAGGAAGCGCGCGCTGCGCAGCTCAAGGCTGAGAAGGTGGACGTCACCATCCCGACTACCCGTGCGCAGACCGGTGCACTGCACCCGATTACTGCCTTGTCGGAGCGTATCGCCGATATCTTCGTGGGTATGGGCTGGGAAATCGCTGATGGTCCAGAGGTGGAGGCTGAGTACTTCAACTTTGATGCCCTGAACTTCAAGCCGGATCACCCCGCCCGCACACTGCAGGACACCTTCCACGTAGGAAAGGAAGGGTCTAAGCAGGTGCTGCGTACCCACACCTCTCCGGTACAGGTCCGCACCATGCTGGAGCGCGACGTACCGCTGTACATCGCGTGCCCCGGCCGTGTTTTCCGCACTGATGAGTTGGATGCGACTCACACTCCCGTGTTCCACCAAGTGGAGGGCCTTGCCGTGGATAAAGGCCTGACGATGGCCCACCTGCGCGGTACGCTCGAGCACTTGGCCAAGGTACTTTTCGGACCAGAGACCACCACGCGCATGCGTGTCAATTATTTCCCGTTTACTGAGCCTTCCGCTGAGGTTGACGTCTGGTTCCCCAACAAGAAGGGTGGCGCCGGGTGGATCGAGTGGGGCGGCTGCGGCATGGTCAACCCCAACGTTTTGCGCGCAGTCGGCATCGATCCCGAGGAATACACCGGCTTCGCCTTCGGCATGGGCCTGGAGCGCACTCTGCAGTTCCGCAATGGCTTGACCGATATGCGTGACATGGTCGAAGGCGATGTCCGCTTCACCCTGCCCTTCGGCGTGCAGGCATAA